The Anaerolineae bacterium genome has a segment encoding these proteins:
- a CDS encoding methyltransferase domain-containing protein: MTSEVRFRFGENWASFSRHLTETQLAEARASLQRLLDMESLEDHTFLDIGCGSGLFSIAAAQLGARQVVGIDIDPVSVRTSQDNARRWAPDAPLTFRQVSVLDETAMEALDTFDIVYSWGVLHHTGDMRRALRIAAARVRTGGLFVVAIYNRHWSSPFWKLIKRGYNLLPVWGQRGLVGGFAPVILLAKALVTRRNPFKVRRGMDFFHNLVDWLGGYPYEYASISEMRKLLGNLGFHVLRVLQAPVPTGCNEFVCREERENEFSKKRAR, encoded by the coding sequence ATGACTTCAGAGGTGCGTTTTCGCTTTGGAGAGAATTGGGCGTCCTTCTCGCGGCATCTGACGGAGACCCAGTTGGCGGAGGCTCGGGCTTCGCTTCAACGGTTGTTGGATATGGAAAGTCTGGAAGACCACACTTTTTTGGACATCGGTTGCGGCAGTGGGTTGTTTTCTATTGCCGCTGCTCAACTGGGGGCCCGACAGGTGGTAGGAATTGACATCGATCCGGTCTCTGTACGCACTTCACAGGATAACGCGCGTCGCTGGGCGCCCGATGCGCCGTTGACCTTTCGCCAGGTTTCGGTGCTGGACGAAACCGCCATGGAGGCCCTGGACACCTTTGATATTGTGTATAGTTGGGGAGTGCTTCATCATACCGGTGATATGCGTCGCGCCTTGCGGATAGCAGCGGCCCGGGTCAGAACAGGGGGGCTTTTTGTGGTGGCGATTTACAACCGCCATTGGTCTTCGCCTTTTTGGAAGCTCATTAAACGAGGGTACAATTTGCTTCCTGTTTGGGGGCAGCGAGGGTTGGTGGGGGGCTTTGCTCCTGTGATCCTTTTGGCCAAAGCCCTGGTGACACGGCGGAATCCGTTTAAGGTGCGAAGAGGGATGGATTTCTTCCATAACCTGGTGGATTGGTTGGGGGGGTATCCTTATGAATATGCCAGTATCTCAGAGATGCGAAAGTTATTGGGAAACCTGGGGTTTCATGTGCTGCGCGTCTTGCAGGCCCCCGTGCCAACCGGTTGCAACGAGTTTGTGTGTCGGGAAGAAAGGGAGAACGAGTTTAGCAAAAAGAGAGCAAGGTGA